A stretch of Microtus pennsylvanicus isolate mMicPen1 chromosome 5, mMicPen1.hap1, whole genome shotgun sequence DNA encodes these proteins:
- the Or51b6 gene encoding olfactory receptor 51B6 yields the protein MPTMWLNTSSSPFLLTGFPGLEKAHHLISLPLLMAYISILLGNGALLFLIKDDHNLHEPMYYFLGMLAATDLGVTLTTMPTVLGVLWLNHREIGHAACFSQAYFIHTLSIVESGVLLAMAYDRFIAIRNPLRYTTILTDSRVIQIGVGVFIRASLSIMPIIIRLHWFPYCRSHVLSHAFCLHQDVIKLACADITFNRLYPVVVVFAMVLLDFLIIFFSYVLILKTVMGIASTDERAKALNTCVSHICCILVFYVTVVGLTFIHRFGKHVPHVVHITMSYIYFLFPPFMNPVIYSIKTRQIQSGLLRLFSLPCSRTRL from the coding sequence ATGCCCACAATGTGGCTCaacacctcctcctccccattcctGCTCACAGGCTTTCCAGGTCTGGAGAAGGCCCATCACCTGATCTCTCTCCCACTGCTGATGGCCTATATCTCCATACTGCTTGGCAATGGCGcccttctttttctcattaagGATGATCACAACCTCCATGAGCCCATGTACTATTTCTTAGGTATGCTGGCAGCTACAGATCTTGGAGTAACATTGACCACCATGCCCACAGTGCTGGGTGTACTGTGGTTAAATCACAGGGAGATTGGCCATGCAGCCTGCTTCTCTCAGGCCTACTTTATCCACACTCTCTCTATTGTGGAGTCAGGGGTCTTGCTTgccatggcctatgaccgttTCATTGCCATTCGCAACCCATTAAGATACACCACCATCCTTACTGACAGTAGGGTAATACAGATTGGAGTGGGTGTATTTATTAGAGCTAGTCTATCAATCATGCCAATAATCATTCGCCTGCATTGGTTTCCCTACTGTCGATCCCATGTACTCTCTCATGCGTTCTGTCTACACCAAGATGTCATTAAACTAGCCTGTGCTGACATCACATTCAATCGTCTCTATCCAGTTGTGGTTGTATTTGCAATGGTCCTGCTAGATTTCCTGATCATCTTCTTCTCCTACGTTTTAATTCTCAAGACTGTCATGGGCATTGCCTCTACAGACGAGCGGGCCAAGGCCCTTAACACATGTGTCTCCCATATCTGCTGCATCCTGGTCTTCTATGTCACTGTGGTTGGTCTGACCTTTATTCACAGGTTTGGGAAGCATGTGCCTCATGTGGTCCACATCACAATGAGCTACATCTacttcctttttcccccttttatgaACCCTGTCATCTATAGCATTAAGACCAGACAGATTCAGAGTGGTTTACTTCGCTTATTCTCCCTGCCTTGTTCTAGAACACGACTCTGA